In a genomic window of Cytobacillus sp. FSL H8-0458:
- a CDS encoding sigma 54-interacting transcriptional regulator — protein MQTVMIVGAGKGGTAILKIIKETAVLDIKAMVDTDPDAEGLQLAKESGIPTGADWRQFMEQDIDIIIEVTGNEQVFIDIREARSKNTVLIPGSVAFLIAKLLEEKEELISKFRNETYKHDLIFNSTDDGMIVINNLTEIIVFNRSAERMTGIKRKDALGKKIIEIITDSMLPRVMATRRIEANQEMTLANGLKIITTRIPMLGENSELMGAFAVFKDITEVVSLAEEITNLKDIQTMLQAIIQSSEEAISVVDENGNGILINPAYSRLTGLAEEKVIGKPATADISEGESVHMKVLQTRRAMRGVAMRVGPKRKDVIVNVAPVIVDGKLKGSVGVIHDVSEIQNLNRELNRARQIIRTLEAKYSFEDIIGTSEEMTIAIEQARLGAKTPATVLLRGESGTGKELFAHAIHNASDRKYNKFIRVNCAALSESLLESELFGYEEGAFSGAKRGGKRGLFEEADKGSIFLDEIGELTANTQAKLLRVLQEHEITRVGGTKPISIDVRIIAATNVNLEKGIADGTFREDLYYRLNRMPIHIPSLRRRKEDIPLLCSRLIQKINQEYGRNVEGVTEQAVDKLMAYNWPGNVRELDNILGRAIIFMNYSETKIEERHIPDLGANNPSPNIEVSEEAENKPLTQMVEQYEARVIRQTLQKLNGNKTKTAKMLGLSVRNLYYKLEKYEIAKDGMQ, from the coding sequence ATGCAAACAGTGATGATTGTCGGTGCAGGAAAAGGCGGTACCGCCATTCTTAAAATAATAAAAGAAACGGCAGTTCTGGATATAAAAGCCATGGTGGATACCGACCCTGATGCCGAAGGACTTCAGCTTGCCAAAGAAAGCGGCATCCCGACCGGCGCTGATTGGCGACAGTTCATGGAACAAGATATTGACATCATTATTGAAGTTACCGGAAATGAGCAGGTGTTTATCGACATCAGGGAAGCCAGAAGCAAAAATACAGTTCTAATACCTGGAAGTGTAGCTTTTTTAATCGCGAAATTACTTGAGGAAAAAGAAGAGCTGATTTCGAAATTCAGAAATGAAACATATAAACATGACTTGATTTTTAATTCGACAGATGACGGAATGATTGTAATAAATAACCTCACTGAAATTATAGTCTTTAATCGAAGTGCGGAGAGAATGACAGGAATAAAGAGGAAAGATGCTTTAGGGAAAAAAATTATTGAAATCATTACAGACAGCATGCTTCCCAGAGTTATGGCGACAAGGAGAATTGAAGCGAATCAGGAAATGACTTTGGCTAATGGCCTGAAAATTATTACGACAAGAATACCTATGCTCGGTGAAAATAGCGAATTAATGGGTGCCTTTGCTGTGTTTAAGGATATTACAGAAGTTGTTTCACTTGCGGAAGAAATAACGAATTTGAAAGACATACAGACGATGCTTCAGGCAATTATTCAATCAAGTGAGGAAGCCATCTCCGTTGTTGATGAAAATGGGAATGGGATTTTGATCAATCCGGCATACTCCAGGCTTACAGGTCTGGCGGAAGAAAAAGTAATCGGAAAGCCTGCCACTGCAGATATATCAGAAGGTGAAAGCGTTCATATGAAGGTCCTTCAAACGCGAAGAGCGATGAGAGGTGTGGCCATGAGGGTCGGACCGAAGAGAAAGGATGTAATTGTAAACGTTGCGCCTGTTATTGTTGATGGAAAGTTAAAAGGGAGTGTTGGTGTTATTCACGACGTATCGGAAATTCAAAATCTGAACCGTGAATTAAACCGGGCCAGACAAATTATTCGTACATTGGAAGCGAAGTATTCATTCGAGGATATAATCGGAACATCTGAAGAGATGACCATTGCAATCGAACAGGCAAGACTTGGAGCTAAAACTCCTGCCACAGTTTTGCTGAGAGGAGAGTCCGGGACAGGTAAAGAGCTTTTTGCCCACGCTATACACAATGCAAGCGACCGAAAATATAACAAGTTTATCAGGGTAAATTGTGCCGCTTTATCAGAATCTCTTTTGGAAAGTGAATTATTCGGTTATGAAGAGGGGGCATTCTCGGGTGCAAAAAGAGGCGGCAAGAGGGGTTTATTTGAGGAAGCTGATAAAGGCAGTATTTTTCTGGATGAAATTGGCGAGCTGACAGCTAACACTCAGGCGAAGCTTCTCAGGGTCCTTCAGGAACATGAAATTACAAGAGTGGGAGGGACCAAGCCTATTTCAATTGATGTTAGGATTATTGCCGCGACCAATGTCAATTTAGAAAAAGGAATTGCAGATGGCACCTTTAGGGAAGACTTATACTACAGGCTGAATAGAATGCCCATACATATTCCTTCATTAAGACGCAGGAAGGAAGATATTCCTTTGCTGTGCAGCAGACTTATTCAAAAGATAAACCAGGAATATGGGCGGAATGTAGAAGGTGTGACAGAACAAGCTGTTGATAAGCTGATGGCCTATAATTGGCCGGGGAATGTGAGGGAACTCGATAATATCCTGGGCAGAGCCATCATTTTTATGAATTACAGCGAAACGAAAATAGAAGAACGGCATATTCCGGATCTAGGTGCCAATAATCCGTCACCCAATATTGAAGTAAGTGAAGAAGCCGAAAATAAACCATTAACGCAAATGGTTGAGCAGTATGAGGCAAGGGTGATCAGGCAAACTCTTCAAAAGCTGAATGGAAATAAAACCAAGACAGCAAAAAT